GTTTTTAACCTGTTCTAGCATAACTTGTTTTAGACTGAGAGGTTATCAATTTCAAAAAGTGCTTCACCGCTGAGTGCTCTGTTCTCCTCTTTCCACATTAGAAGACTTTGCTCCTAAAAGGCTCCTTTTTCGCAGCAGTTGCGGAGCAGTGTGCCTTTCACCTGAGTTTTAAATAATCCCTCCACTCGGAGCGGAGAAGCGTTTTTGAACCGAGAAGTGCTATTACAGCAGTCAAGCGAGATGAGTATGGTGTGGGTGAACCAAATAACAGTATTGCAAACACACTCATGAGAGGAAAcacaatcagaatcagaatcagaaggGATTATGAAAGAAattctttcctgtttttaaagaaCATGCTTTTCATGGTTTAACTTAATGACTGCTTCCCTCACTGAACACCGTACCGGTGTACAAGGCGGAGCGAACACTGCACAGCAGCCGCATTACACTGGGACTAGACcgtttcttttaaaaagctgcCACCAGGTGAAATACGGACCAAAGAACACAGACATTCTTGTGTCACCTCTTTTTCCCACCAGTTGCAGAAGTAAGACGACCGtgtaacagcaaaaaaacatgCTTCTGCATTAAGGAGGGTATCTATATGTTCGTTAGATGCTGTTGTGGTTTTTGGTATGTTGTATGAGTGCTTGGCATACACTGGAGTCAAGAGTTACAAGTTGTTTACGCAAAAAAGTGCCAGACGTCTATGGACCAAAAGTTTGTGAAAAGCTGTGTTTCCAAATCTGGGTAACAAACTTTGACCCCTTGTTTCCAGCTCCAGAAAGAGACTTCCAGTGTGACCCTGGAGGAGTTCTTACATTTCTGCCCATTCTTGGCTTACACAAGTAGGCCGATTAGAGGCCGATGTGTGCGGCATTATGAACGAAGGTAATGCTCTAATGGCAAGATCCCAACTCGCATATAATCCTTATTAACAGagggatgactacagttcagcTCTTTACCCTGTTTCTCGAACCAGAACATCAGCTCTTCAGCAGGGAATACAGTACGGCCTCGCAGCACTGACACTCCTCCGGCACGGGTTCGAGGACTTAACTCCTCTCTCCTGTTCCCTCCAGTGGAAAACTATTCACGTAGCGGGAGAAATTTGCATGAGCTCATTGCAAAGTCTCAAAGTCACAATTTGTGCAGAACAGCAGAACATTTCTTGCATATTTTAGCTCTCAATGGTCCTTTCATACATGTTTACAAGTGTCACAACTTTCACAAAAGTGCTGTTTGTAACCTGGCAGAAGGACAGGTCACAAGAGGGACATTTGGCCTCGGAGCGATCAGAGACGGTAAGGGGAACAGACCAACGGTTTGAGCAGTTTCACCTCATCAGCAAACCAGCACAAAACCGACATTCACAGATTTACTGAACGCAACAGATGAAAGATAGATACcatgtactgcagcagcagtatTATTGAGAGAATTGCTGTGTGTCCTtggcacatttacattgattaatttagcagtcccttttctccaaagtgacttacagtgtcaaggtacttacaattatttacccatttatacaccagggtaattttactggagcaatttagggtaggtgccttgctcaagggtactacagctggaagtgggatttaaagctgcaacctttgagtccaaagggagcagctctgcaCGACGACGCTGCCAGCTGCCAGTCGTGGTTTTACTATGGTGAGGCATATTTTCTTACCCCAGTAAAACTCATTAATGAGTACAAATCAGGCATCACTAATGCCATGtcagaataaaattaatatttaaacccAAGTCATTCTGGGAACTTCTGTGTGATATGAAAGCACTGTCGATGCTGTAGGATCAGTAAGAATCTTGACActaactttattgtcattcattttaataagactaagtttaataaaataatgtgatACATCTGTATTACACATCAATCCCTCTGAAGACCTCACCACGCTTTTTACTCATTCTCCGTGGTAAAAACGTCTGCGCTTTTCAAATTCTGTCATCTGCCTTGGAACAGTGCAGATAACGCCGGGGTCTCTGCTGGCACCAGAACCAAGAAGAAACGAAACCGGTCCAGAAGTCAATCACTACACAGAATCACGATGCTCCAGCATCAGTCAGCACCTTCTTCTTGAGGACATTACACAAAGAAGCATCACGAGCGTAACGGTGGGTCATGTCAGGAGCGCATGGAGTCTCCGCTGGAGCGCGAGAACCTCCATCCATCCGCCCGCTGCACGCAGCGCGAAAGGctgcgcgagcgcgcgcgcgcgcgccacttACCCCGCGTGAGTTCCGCAGCGGCGCGCAGCGATTCCAGCCCCGAGCGCGAGAATCCGTACGGTGAAAGTGTCGTGTCACTAGTTGCGCGCGCGCCTTTTCTGCGCTCCCAGAAATCGGGGGCGGGGGTGACTTCTTGGCACGCGCTAATGAGACCGCGGAGGGAAGCGCTTACATgggacgggggggggaggggggtcgcCTTGTAGGAGAGCCGCGGCCTGGAACCCTGAGCTGCAGGAATTAATTTGAACATCAGAAACAAATTTAGCTTTCATTCATATCAATTATGCAGATATTCCGGCCTCAGCCTAATGCTGCCTGTATCATGGACTTATACAAAGGATGCTTCTTGGCTAATTTGCACAGTGTCACAGTGTTGGACATGAGAATCAGTCAGTCACGAggcaattcattcattcttcacATCTGTGGTTGAACATCAACCATGATCTTTCACACCAGGGACccgatatttaaaaaaaaaaaaaaaacactgatatcCCCTTCTCTCGGGTTCCATCCATGCATTGAAGTGACAAAAAGATCTGAAGGTTTTCGGTTTTGTCTCCGATTTGGTGGAATGACCACCCCCTCTTACacggaactgctgaatcgctcTACATTTAAGAACTCACCACTTTTGAACTCACTTCCTCCCTGATCTCTTCAGTGTCTGATAAACATGCACATGTTTGCTatgatttacataatttttaacAGGTTCGTTGAATAATGGAAAGcctacatgcagctactggCGTGATGTACagtactggttcatatggtggattgtgacaaattgactgagCTCTAGAATCACGTCATTGCATCCAAGTCTCCCCTtctgttgatgtttttttcttcagagacagatgttgctttggagaaaagtgtctgctaaatgaatgcgtGCAATGTAATAATCAATTTTAATGTAGAAAACTGGCATAAGCAGAGAAAAtcagaaagggggggggggtcaatactttttcacaacatTGAATGTAAAGCTACACTGCAATATAATACAAGTACATTGCAATCTGCAGACGTCTTCAGACTGGACCTGGACCAACACACACCACCCATGCAGACCTCACTGTGCTCCAGCTTCACAGCATGCAACAAAGTAAATTGTTGGCCTTCACTTGGACAGAAAAGCttgcagtaaataaattaaagcttATCGCTGAGGTTATAAACATGGAAAATGCAGCTCTGTGCAGTAAAGAAGCACAGTACCAGAGAACCACTGGCAGTCATTGGTCTGCTGATACCAAAAAGATTTTTACCTCCTATGATTTCAGTAACCTCAATAAAATCGTGTGGCTTTATGTCTCTTTTCTCCATCCAGTtactttcagttgttttttgcatcttttcaaAATGTGTCACATACACCCCTCCACCTGAATATAATTATGGGTTACGTATGGGTTCTTGTCGAACAAACTATACACGTTCTTTGCAGTATGAAGCAGAGAACCAAGGCGGAGAGAAGCACACATGGTGCTGGAAGTCCTGTGTAGTGCTAACACTTCTCCGATATGTGGCAGTGCTGTGTGATGGGGTCAGATTTATGATTTATGATGATACATGGTTGTGGTAGAGTTCATACTGGGTTCACAGGACTGAGCAGgccaaggtgggggggggggcttcctgGCACAAGTCTGACTTCCCAAGGAAGCCGAGGTCCCTTTGGATTATAGCATCCTGTAAGGCATGAAAGTGTACAGAGCTTCAGAAGCACAAGATGTATTTGACCTCCTGTGACCTTACGGCGGGAACCCTCCGAAAAAGAGCGCAGCCCtggtgtaaatgtaactgtgaacGTGGGTAACTGTCACGTCCAATGTATGACTATGAGTTCTCAGCAAGAGGAAATATATTGTAACACAGCTGGGTTAAATTCCCAGTGTGTGCTATGTGAGTAGTTGTAAACGTCAGTGTTTGATACCTGGGGTCAGGACACCTGTAACGCACCTTTTGTCCCCTTCAAGAAAGCAGCCAGCCAAGAGCCATTGGAACTCAAAGGTGTTGTAAAACATGATGAAAAACAACCTTGGCAGGGATCTTCCATACATGGTAGACACCTGGTCCACGGTGGTGTGCCCAACTTGGCTCATGTTCATGTTACTATGTTCTATGTAAGTATATCATTTAGGActgcaaaaaaaggcaaaacggTTGCCAgcctttaaatgaaaaatgcttcTGGAGCTGAATGTTATGCCTAATTGGGCAGTTGGAAAGAGATATTAAAATCCATCCATTACTATCCAAAATCCATTATTCATACTCACTTGTCACATGCAGGTTCtcggtggtctggagtctatcccagaagtgCAGGGCATGAGGGAGGGTACATgctggacaggacactagtccatgaGGCaaggcataaaaataaaaactattattTCAATgcccccgtcctgggtgtgtcccctccccctctggccttatgtcctgtgttgccgggtaggctctggttccccacgaccccgtatgggacaagcagttcagaaaatgtgtgtgtgttgtctatTTCAACGCCAAAGTTCAGAACACTGGCACAGAGAACATCCATGTGACGAAAAACAGCATGCAGAAAAttagtaaatatccagctgcgtTCCTCTTCCGCTTTGATCTTTCTGCACCATGCCCATGTGTTCTTTGTGAAGGTCCATGCCGTAAGGTGATCATAATAAGCTTTACATGGCCAGAGGAAGCTCTGATCAGAGTTGGGTGCTGAGTGCTCCTTTCTGAACCAGCGATGAATGATCAGAGCCCAAGAGCTGGCAGATACCATAGTGTACCTTGAAAAACACAGGAAGCACCTCAGAAGCCAGTGTACTTCCACTTGGCCAGCTAAAGACGAACTTCCTGACGGACATGTAAGCAATGAAAGTTGTGTTTAGTGCCCCTCCTCCTTACCTGCACCGAAGGAAGACTGAGGAAAACATGAAGGAATCTCCAGAACAACTGAAGCGGTCTCACTGCAACATTTCCTTGATGGCTAAGCTATGGATCCTTCATCACTTTGGGGGCATCTTGACAACGACCCAGGAGTGTTTCTGGGTAAAGTTCAGAGTATGCTACATGATGAATCGAATCCATCTGGATTTCATTTCTGGACTATTTTTGTTTCTCCAAGTAgatgaaatgtgacatttccctTAAAGGGAGATGGAGGGCGTGAGAATCATTTGAtttaatgtttgaaaatgtaataGTAGTCAGAGCTGTGATAACTCTTGGCCCCTGAAGCACTAGGGATTCCGCTGGAGGAAACAGCTCGCGGTGCAGCGGTTTAGTGCCTTACCATGGTAGTGTGCCAATGGCTTCCTCCTATTTCACTGTGGCCCTTTGAACTTCTCATTCTTCCCAGGAAAACCATTTCTGAGAATTGTTTAAAAGTTTGTATCAATCCTGCAGAGAGATGCTCAGATGGATGGATCAAAGCCTGAAAAAGCACGAAGAAGAGCTGGGTTGGGGGAAATCAATGCAATGAGGGCACTGGGTCTGTTTTAGCCCCCAATTTACCTCtctgttacactgctctgctggtgTAAGCCAACATATAAGGCCTATGGTGCAAGTTCTGCAGGTCACTCCTAATATCCAGATACAGCTTCATGGACTGTTTCTGGAGCACATATTGCCTTGGGACCACAAGGCTCACACATGATGCCCTTACAAACCACTCCACTCTTTGTACAGAAGAATCGAAACCCTGGTTCCCACTGGTCATCCAAGTCTTGTTACTGAACTTGAGAGCAAAGAAACACCCTTAAGCCGTCACAGTGACAGGCCTGTCCCCTAGGGACTAGGGACCAAGGAAGAAACCACCCAGTGAAAGTATCAACGAGAACTGTCGGTCCTCAGAAAAACCTCATGGCGGTTTAAACCTGTCACAGGGTAAACTACTTTTGGATACAGAATGTTctagaggaaaacaaacacaagaatGCATTTAGATGTCACTCATTGAAGTGCACTTCCATTTACTccatcattttctcttttttccatcaGACGTCAGTAAGCGGCAGCAGTCATGCTAATTTCACTCTCTACTGTAAATATTAACTCACAGAGCGCACACATTTCTGGGACACAGAGTTTATGGAATTTTTCTccaatcattttaaaagcagttgGTTCTCGTGCTTCCTGCTCTGAACTGGTCTTTAACTCTTGGTTGTTCGCCCTTTAAACTGGACTGATTAGCCAAAATTTTTACATGCAGCAAAATTTTCCTGTTGTGAAGTTTTAGAATATGTCTTACTGACTGTGTAGCtatggacaaacacacacacaaggggtcgcggcgaaccagagcctaacccggcaacacagggcacaaggttggaggaggggacacacccaggacaggacaccagtccatcacaagacaccccaagcaggactcgaatcccagacccaccaaagaagaggacctggccaaacccgctgcaccactgaaCCCCCCTTATGGAAATACAGGTACGTTAATAAatttactacagcaggaggtggaattcgaacctggtCTCTTCAATTGCAAGGCAATAGCTCCAACAACAGTGCCACCTTCTGGATTAGTTTCAATGAGCTCAGAGGGGCTTCAGTTCAGTCCTGGACAGCAAAATGTATTATAGCAAATTTTTACGTAGCAAGAGCCACaaggattaaaaaatatctCTGTGACAACATAAATAACAACACCCACAAGACTATTTACACTAGTTAAAGGAATGTGGATTTGCACACTGAAATGCACCAAATAGCACCATTCATTCTTTCTGTatataaaaaacagaaagtgtgttACTTTTTCATAGATGATGATTCCACCACATGAAAAAGAACGGGCATAACTACTAGCACTTTTTTCACCGAGCTGCAATAAACCTCTTAGAGGTATTATtggttttccttgtttttgtgtCGAGCCCAAAAGCGCGAGAAAGAACACAGCGGCAGATGGGCCCTTGAGCGGGACGGCAGTCTTATTAGCTTCTCACACTGCTGCGCTGAACTCGTcgataaatattttattttaaatgtagttaTAAATTAAGGAAGAGCACTGGCAATGATCACACCCTGTGAAACTACACCTTTGAAATGCTTTAACTCTTCATCAGTGTTAAAGATGTGGTTTGATGTAATCCCTTGTGTTCTAgtgaagacccccccccccccccaactggtGGAAATAAGGGCTTTGGATGAGGCCCCCCTTTATTCCTTGTGCACGCTGGATTCCCCAGGCACTTGGCTAGAGTTCAGGAGGAGCAGAATGAGGGAATATGCTTCCAGTTCCTGGCGTGCCTAtccagctgctgtgttttttgctttaataaCCCCACAGGACGCTGTCCGAAGAGGGCAACAATCGGGTAGTTGTGGGTGGGGATGGGAGAGGTGCATGTTGGGTCAAAATAGccatgttttccaaaaaaacattcTGCTATTTTTGCATCTAAGTGGAAGCTGTTttactttataataataaaagacatGTTTACAGAGAAGCTTCCAAGAGATCAAGACCTGTTTGTGGAAGTCAGCTAACTTAAGGGAAACTTTACACACattgaaattgttttttaaatgcaatctAATATGACTAATTTTTGCAAATATAAGCTTGGACATAATAATTTTTTCATCcttataattaaaaacattttaatccaatttttttaacagtaataTAATTTTGAAGTATAGATAAGCATAAGGTCTCCCTTATCTACAAagctgtacatattttttttagattatgTGGTCCGTAGTATCAACCTTAATAACAGACGGTGGGACACGCAGAAATTGCGCTGCACAAAGGACGTGACACGGCTTCTGTTTCAGAGTAACAAGGCAGGCAAAAGGCAACAGCACCGCGCACCAACGCTTTCTGCGCTTGTGTTTACGTCATCTTCTTTGTTGCGGTTTACGTCATCAATAGAGCGCCCAGAACAAGCCTGCGATTACATCATCTTATGCGACTCATGAACAAAACACTTCgcttaaaacaaaacatttactaATTTTATAATACAATAGAAATGATGAATatgcattaattacattaagacattctgcaaaaaacaataaaaattgttttcgCAATCAAAATATGCATAGAGGTTAAAGGTGAACGCTTGCGGGCCGAGGGCGTCAGGAGGTCGCGCGACGTCCGAGGGTGATGGGAGTTCACAAGTGGGAACCGAGTGTTGACGtcgtgttttatttaataaaattgtttaaaagttAGAGTTCGGGCCCGGTCTGTTCTGAGTCAGGTAATTATTTGTTCTGAAAGTGTTTGTGAAGAAGCTCCACGTGTTTCACTGGTTATTTGACGTTATGCGTTGGACTCGAGACGCAGGGCTCCGCGCGAGCTCGAGAAACAAACATGCAGGATCGTGTTGggtattatttattaaagtcattttattattgcaaAACTCGCATAGGGCAGAGAACCTTGCTCAGTCCGTGTCGTACTCTGTTTTTGTCGCTCTTCATTTTGACTTGGCGAATAACGAATTAGATGACTAATAGAGCCGGTATAATTTATGATAATATAATTATGATAATATACTAATACTAAATACACTTAATTAATATACTTAATACTAAACTAATAATTATCCATGTAAGTCTGACtgattcatcatcatcattcatgACATGATTGAAAAGCTGTACAGGTTTTTTTCCAATCATGTGGAAATGTATATCATGGAAACTTGGAGCCTAATTCTCGTGTTGTTTATACATACAAGTTACATTGTAACACGTATCCTAAGTGAGCTGAGCTGGCCTTGTTCTAGATAAATCATCATGCAGCTGGATACTCTGGAATtaagtgtttctgtgtgaaatatgttgaACAGTAGaaatgatgtacagtatatagtttcCCATGATGGCTGTCCTACCTCTCTTTCTTTATTCCAGGCCATCAGTACAGATTAAGACCCATTGCTCCATGTGATTGTCCCCCACCGGGAGGCGTTCTCGTGGTTGATGCCTGGCACCTGAAGGGTGGCACGATGCCCGCAGCAACTGTGGACCACAGCCAGAGGATCTGTGAAGTTTGGGCGTGCAACCTGGAAGAGGAGCTCAAGAGGATCCGACAGGTCATTCGCAAGTACAACTACATTGCCATGGTGAGTGTGTGTAAAGCGCCCCGATGGGTGACATTATTGCTGCACCATGCTTTTCTCTCTGTGTATGAAGTGGGCTTGATATTGTGCTGCCTAAAGTAAAACTCGATTTATACTCTGCCTCATCTTAGAAATGCAGATGTATTttagaataaaatgcaaataagcaTTTTCCAGTTCATGTACATTTGTAAAACTTTCTAACACAAGGAGCTGGTgtatcttatttttttaaaatgatataacATCTATGTCTACTTGTCATGTTATAAGCCATACAGCTTGATGCATTTATAAAATACTGTTTCTTTCACTACATGCTTATATCAGTGGTAGATGGATGGAATACTAGACTTTCCTTAATTGTCTGCAAAATGTTTACGCACGATAGTTTTGTATAAGTAGTGTATACGTTGTGTATTTAGTGGTTTAagctcccttttttttttttttttaaatgaagcgaCATAACTTGGTTGTTTGTAGGACACAGAGTTTCCAGGTGTAGTAGCAAGGCCGATCGGAGAGTTCAGAAGCAATGCCGACTACCAGTACCAGTTACTGCGCTGCAATGTGGACCTTTTGAAAATAATCCAGCTGGGTCTGACGTTTATGAATGAGCAGGGAGAATACCCCCCAGGAACTTCAACATGGCAATTCAACTTCAAGTTCAATCTCACGTAAGAAGACCTGTTTTCTCTCTCCTGTACTCTTCTAGTTTCCTCATGTCAGAGAAGAGGTCAGTTCCTCCTCATCTCTTAATAGAAGACTTCCTTTTCTCTTagtgttcagtttgtttttgtctacgcattgtaaacattttatctTACCTGTATTTTACATGGATAATGCAGGTGATATttgtttttcaagaaaaacaaCCTCTAAATTGTAAGAGAGTGGAGTACTTGCTGGTTGGACGTGGCCAGCAGCCGTGTGTTTCTTTTGCATCCGGCAGAGAAGACATGTATGCGCAGGACTCCATCGAACTCCTCACTACGTCAGGCATCCAGTTCAAGAAGCACGAGGAGGAGGGCATTGAGACGCTCTACTTTGCAGAGCTGCTCATGACCTCTGGGGTGGTGCTTTGTGATGGCATCCACTGGCTCTCGTTCCACAGGTGAGTCTCTGCAGCCCCCACACTGTCCTCAGGCAAATTGCTTCATATTTCATACCCTCACTGTTATTCCACTGTATGTGCCTGCAGCGGCTATGATTTCGGATACCTCATCAAGATCCTGTCCAACGCCAACTTGCCAGAGGAAGAAGTAGACTTCTTTGAGATCCTGcgtttgttttttcctgtcaTCTATGATGTGAAGTACCTCATGAAGAGCTGCAAAAACTTAAAAGTGTGTGAGAAGTTGCCTAAAGTGGAATAAGAAAAATAGTGGCTCCTTGTATTACAAAcacttttgaaaatatatattttccactTATCTAATTTCTTTGTTGCGGAGTGAAAGCAACCTGCATTTTTCCAGATGGAtggtagatggcagtaaagtgttAAATTGACTCAATTCCACTCAAGCATGGGTTACACCCCATGTCTGGTGTTCCCAAGTGTAGGTGGTCaacagcaagtttttttttttttttttttttttttttttttttttgttagtagCTGTAGTTCAGGTTTCTGTTGAACCTGATATCAGTTTTAAGCTTCTAATCATTGTGACTTAAGTCTAGACAAATTGAATTAAAACCAGTCCTCTCATCCCTTTTGTGATTATATGTCGAGGAGCATGTATAAGGCACTTACA
Above is a genomic segment from Scleropages formosus chromosome 5, fSclFor1.1, whole genome shotgun sequence containing:
- the cnot7 gene encoding CCR4-NOT transcription complex subunit 7 isoform X1, with the protein product MPAATVDHSQRICEVWACNLEEELKRIRQVIRKYNYIAMDTEFPGVVARPIGEFRSNADYQYQLLRCNVDLLKIIQLGLTFMNEQGEYPPGTSTWQFNFKFNLTEDMYAQDSIELLTTSGIQFKKHEEEGIETLYFAELLMTSGVVLCDGIHWLSFHSGYDFGYLIKILSNANLPEEEVDFFEILRLFFPVIYDVKYLMKSCKNLKGGLQEVAEQLELERIGPQHQAGSDSLLTGMAFFKMREMFFEDHIDDAKYCGHLYGLGSGSSYVQNGTGNAYEEEANKQQS
- the cnot7 gene encoding CCR4-NOT transcription complex subunit 7 isoform X2; the encoded protein is MAIQLQVQSHVIFVFQEKQPLNCKRVEYLLVGRGQQPCVSFASGREDMYAQDSIELLTTSGIQFKKHEEEGIETLYFAELLMTSGVVLCDGIHWLSFHSGYDFGYLIKILSNANLPEEEVDFFEILRLFFPVIYDVKYLMKSCKNLKGGLQEVAEQLELERIGPQHQAGSDSLLTGMAFFKMREMFFEDHIDDAKYCGHLYGLGSGSSYVQNGTGNAYEEEANKQQS